The following are from one region of the Variovorax sp. V213 genome:
- a CDS encoding cation:proton antiporter, translating into MSVTSLLLQLVVILTTARLCGWVLRYLGQPGVVGEMAAGLMLGPAVMGALFPSLHAQLFAKDSLQGLSSLSTVGLVLFMFVVGLELRATRNMRAQLKAAGAVGVLSVIVPLALGIAISPALYPTLAPAGVAFWPFALFMAAALSITAFPVMARILKDRGMTRTAFGQLSLSAAAVVDVFAWILLAFVVALVGAGEGYESLIKITVGVVVMLAFLFFGLKPAFAWLLRVKAPDGEPSTTVMASLMIGLLLTALLTEWLHLHAVFGAFLFGACLPRDDRLLRSLSERIEPISIVVLMPLFFALAGLGTTANAFSGASLGAMLLIVGVATVGKIAGGAAGARIAGYSWRDSLATGSLMNARGLMELIVIKIGFDVGLIGPELFTMLLVMALATTAMTGPLMTLCIGRKALRAGDQERSSST; encoded by the coding sequence GGCGGGCCTCATGCTCGGCCCGGCGGTCATGGGCGCGCTGTTCCCCTCGCTGCACGCGCAGCTGTTTGCCAAGGACTCGCTGCAGGGCCTTTCTTCGCTGTCGACGGTGGGGCTGGTGCTGTTCATGTTCGTGGTGGGCCTGGAACTGCGGGCCACGCGGAACATGCGGGCGCAACTCAAGGCGGCGGGCGCCGTGGGCGTGCTCAGCGTGATCGTGCCGCTGGCGCTGGGCATTGCGATCTCGCCTGCGCTGTACCCCACGCTCGCGCCGGCCGGTGTCGCTTTCTGGCCCTTTGCGCTCTTCATGGCGGCGGCGCTTTCCATCACGGCCTTTCCCGTCATGGCGCGCATCCTCAAGGATCGCGGCATGACGCGCACGGCCTTCGGCCAGCTCTCGCTCAGTGCCGCGGCGGTGGTCGACGTGTTCGCCTGGATCCTGCTGGCTTTCGTGGTGGCGCTGGTTGGCGCGGGCGAGGGCTACGAGAGCCTGATCAAGATCACCGTCGGCGTGGTCGTGATGCTCGCCTTCCTGTTCTTCGGCCTGAAGCCCGCCTTTGCCTGGCTGCTGCGCGTGAAGGCGCCCGACGGCGAGCCTTCGACCACGGTGATGGCCTCGCTGATGATCGGCCTGTTGCTCACCGCGTTGCTGACCGAATGGCTGCACCTGCACGCGGTGTTCGGTGCCTTCCTGTTCGGTGCCTGCCTGCCGCGCGACGACCGCCTGCTGCGCTCGCTGAGCGAACGCATCGAGCCGATTTCCATCGTGGTGCTGATGCCGCTGTTCTTCGCGCTTGCGGGGCTGGGCACCACGGCGAACGCCTTCTCCGGTGCGAGCCTGGGTGCGATGCTGCTGATCGTGGGCGTGGCCACCGTCGGCAAGATTGCCGGCGGCGCGGCTGGCGCGCGCATTGCAGGCTACAGCTGGCGCGACAGCCTGGCCACCGGTTCCCTCATGAACGCGCGCGGGCTCATGGAGTTGATCGTGATCAAGATCGGGTTCGACGTGGGTCTGATCGGCCCCGAGCTGTTCACCATGCTGCTGGTGATGGCCCTGGCCACCACCGCGATGACGGGACCGCTGATGACGCTGTGCATCGGCCGCAAGGCGCTGCGTGCCGGCGATCAGGAGCGATCTTCGAGCACGTAG
- a CDS encoding winged helix-turn-helix domain-containing protein, with product MRILVIEGEPGLGDDLKKGLEGSGHAVDTARDGVEGRLRATEGGYALVLLDVMRPGVDGFAVLRAIRRTSNVPVLVLTDRDTVEDRVSGLQQGADDYLVKPFSLSELLARVEALPGRGTRQPSTVLRLADLALDPGSRTCVRNRTRIDLTAKEFMLLAVLLRHCGQVLSRRTLGEQVWDASFDNDSNVVEVAIRRLRSKIDDPFDVKLLHTVRGGGYVLEDRS from the coding sequence ATGCGAATACTTGTCATCGAAGGCGAGCCCGGACTGGGCGACGATCTGAAGAAGGGCCTGGAAGGAAGCGGCCATGCGGTCGACACCGCACGCGACGGCGTCGAAGGCCGCCTGCGGGCCACCGAGGGCGGATACGCACTGGTCCTGCTCGACGTGATGCGCCCCGGGGTCGACGGCTTTGCGGTGCTGCGGGCGATCCGGCGCACCAGCAACGTGCCCGTGCTGGTGCTCACCGACCGCGACACGGTCGAAGACCGGGTCAGCGGCCTGCAGCAAGGTGCCGACGACTACCTCGTCAAGCCCTTCTCGCTTTCCGAACTGCTGGCGCGCGTGGAGGCCCTGCCGGGCCGGGGCACGCGCCAGCCGTCCACCGTGCTGCGGCTCGCCGACCTGGCGCTAGACCCGGGCAGCCGCACGTGCGTTCGCAACCGCACGCGCATCGACCTCACGGCCAAGGAGTTCATGCTGCTGGCGGTGCTGCTGCGCCACTGCGGGCAGGTACTTTCACGCCGCACGCTCGGCGAACAAGTGTGGGATGCGTCCTTCGACAACGACAGCAACGTGGTCGAAGTAGCCATTCGCAGGCTGCGCAGCAAGATCGACGACCCTTTCGACGTCAAGCTGCTGCACACGGTGCGCGGCGGCGGCTACGTGCTCGAAGATCGCTCCTGA
- the czcI gene encoding cation efflux protein, CzcI family gives MRRWLQIFLLFLLPFQLSWAASAAYCQHERDAQPRHWGHHEHEPARSSDSARADDAQKSPGTQPNGEVGDCAACHLGHAQHVPSATDRTNGLPVAQALRVIPAEHFISHISEVPVRPAWPLAV, from the coding sequence ATGCGCCGCTGGCTTCAGATCTTCTTGCTGTTCCTGCTTCCGTTCCAGCTCAGCTGGGCGGCGTCGGCGGCCTATTGCCAGCATGAACGCGATGCCCAGCCCCGCCACTGGGGGCACCACGAGCACGAGCCAGCCAGAAGCAGCGACAGCGCCCGCGCCGACGACGCGCAAAAGAGCCCGGGCACCCAGCCGAACGGGGAGGTGGGCGATTGCGCCGCTTGCCATCTGGGCCACGCACAGCATGTGCCCTCGGCCACCGACCGCACGAACGGCCTGCCCGTTGCGCAGGCGCTGCGCGTCATTCCCGCGGAGCATTTCATCTCGCATATCTCCGAAGTGCCCGTGCGTCCTGCATGGCCTCTCGCCGTTTGA
- a CDS encoding TolC family protein produces the protein MRTLFVPLAVMALAASPAFSQTVAGSNPSPLGQAAPGAAEPAGPLDLRSALALARQFNPGLSSAAHEREATDAAVVQAGAWPNPVFGAQVEDLRRDNRTTTLQLSQPIELGGKRAARVAAAERARDQAASALLARHSELRASAITLFFDVLAAQERLRLAQDSVGLADAATRAAANRVAAGKVSPLEENRARVAEAGIRVELLQAEGALRSARRQLAALWGNASPRFTHADGALDQLPAAIADVQSRLSEAPVLRQARLEVERRQALSELEQARRVPDITVSLGAKRVPADEGMGGGSGRNQVVVGVSVPLPIFDTNRGNIAEALSREEKARDDLLAAELQLRADVAQATERLRSARATAETLQRDALPGAEAARQAAARGFELGKFSFLDALDAQRTLFQVRSQHLLALAEAHRAAGELDRLLGAGVEETPRAAPGPR, from the coding sequence ATGCGCACGCTCTTCGTGCCGCTGGCCGTCATGGCCTTGGCGGCGTCCCCGGCATTTTCACAAACCGTTGCCGGTTCCAACCCTTCGCCGCTCGGGCAGGCTGCCCCAGGAGCGGCAGAGCCCGCGGGCCCGCTGGATCTGCGCAGCGCGCTCGCGCTGGCACGGCAGTTCAACCCCGGACTCTCGTCCGCCGCGCACGAACGGGAGGCCACCGATGCGGCCGTGGTGCAGGCCGGAGCCTGGCCCAACCCGGTGTTCGGCGCGCAGGTGGAAGACCTGCGGCGCGACAACCGCACCACGACGCTGCAACTGAGCCAGCCCATCGAGCTGGGCGGCAAGCGCGCGGCCCGCGTGGCGGCGGCCGAGCGTGCCCGCGACCAGGCCGCATCGGCGCTGCTTGCGCGGCATTCCGAGCTGCGTGCATCGGCGATCACGCTGTTCTTCGACGTGCTGGCCGCGCAGGAGCGTCTGCGGCTGGCGCAAGACTCGGTCGGACTTGCAGACGCGGCAACCCGCGCCGCCGCCAACCGGGTGGCGGCCGGAAAGGTTTCGCCGCTGGAGGAGAACCGTGCGCGCGTGGCCGAGGCCGGCATCCGCGTCGAGCTGCTGCAGGCCGAGGGCGCGCTGCGCTCGGCGCGCCGGCAACTTGCTGCGCTCTGGGGCAATGCGTCGCCGCGCTTCACGCACGCAGACGGCGCGCTCGACCAGTTGCCCGCGGCGATTGCGGACGTGCAGAGCCGGCTTTCCGAGGCGCCGGTGCTGCGCCAGGCGCGGCTCGAGGTCGAACGGCGCCAGGCGCTGTCGGAACTGGAGCAGGCCCGGCGCGTGCCCGACATCACCGTGTCGCTGGGCGCGAAGCGCGTGCCGGCCGATGAAGGCATGGGCGGCGGCAGCGGACGCAACCAGGTCGTGGTGGGCGTGTCGGTGCCGCTGCCGATCTTCGACACCAACCGCGGCAACATCGCCGAGGCGCTGAGCCGCGAAGAGAAGGCGCGCGACGACCTGCTGGCGGCCGAACTTCAGCTGCGTGCCGACGTGGCACAGGCCACCGAGCGCCTGCGTTCGGCGCGCGCCACCGCCGAGACGCTCCAGCGCGACGCGCTGCCCGGCGCCGAAGCCGCCCGCCAGGCCGCCGCCCGGGGCTTCGAGCTCGGAAAGTTCAGTTTTCTCGACGCGCTCGATGCCCAGCGCACGCTGTTCCAGGTGCGCAGCCAGCACCTGCTTGCCCTGGCCGAGGCCCATCGCGCGGCCGGCGAACTCGACCGGCTGCTCGGCGCCGGCGTTGAGGAAACCCCCCGTGCGGCACCCGGCCCGCGCTGA
- a CDS encoding efflux RND transporter periplasmic adaptor subunit has translation MNTQERKTFAEHVGKKQWLAIVAVLVVGLAAGAMILRTTPAQPEAAGHSEAAEHAEGEPHEEGEAHGHGHGEAKGHTGEAHEEREDEKKIVFTDEQIKAAGLAIESAGPARIRSLLQLPGEIKFNEDRTAHVVPRVAGVVESVPADLGQEVKRGQVLAVLSSPGLSEQRSELQSAQRRLELARTTYQREKKLWEEKISAQQDYLQAEQAMQEAQIAVANANQKLLALGATPGSSALGRYELRAPFDGMVVEKHIALGESVKEDASVFTISDLSTVWAEISVAANNLNLVRIGEPVTIRSSAFDQTASGTVSYVGSLIGAQTRTATARVTVMNPQRVWRPGLFVNVELASSEVEAPVTVSAEAVQTVEGKPTVFAKVPGGFMPQAVQTGRSDGRRIEIVSGLVPGTAYAASGSFVVKSQQGKSSATHTH, from the coding sequence ATGAACACGCAAGAACGCAAGACCTTCGCCGAACACGTCGGCAAGAAGCAGTGGCTGGCCATCGTGGCCGTGCTGGTGGTGGGCCTCGCGGCCGGCGCAATGATCCTGCGCACCACGCCTGCCCAACCCGAAGCCGCCGGACATTCGGAAGCCGCAGAGCATGCCGAGGGCGAGCCCCATGAAGAGGGCGAGGCGCACGGCCATGGCCATGGCGAAGCCAAGGGCCACACCGGCGAGGCGCACGAAGAACGAGAAGACGAGAAAAAAATCGTCTTCACCGACGAGCAGATCAAGGCCGCCGGCCTGGCCATCGAAAGCGCCGGCCCCGCGCGCATCCGGTCGTTGCTGCAACTGCCGGGCGAGATCAAGTTCAACGAAGACCGCACGGCCCACGTCGTGCCGCGCGTGGCGGGCGTGGTCGAGAGCGTGCCGGCCGACCTCGGCCAGGAGGTGAAACGCGGCCAGGTGCTGGCTGTGCTGTCGAGCCCGGGGCTCTCGGAGCAGCGCAGCGAACTGCAATCCGCGCAGCGCCGGCTGGAACTGGCCCGCACCACCTACCAGCGTGAGAAGAAGCTCTGGGAGGAAAAAATCTCCGCCCAGCAGGACTACCTGCAGGCGGAGCAGGCCATGCAGGAGGCGCAGATTGCCGTGGCCAACGCCAACCAGAAGCTGCTGGCGCTGGGCGCCACGCCGGGCTCCTCGGCGCTTGGCCGCTACGAGCTGCGCGCGCCGTTCGACGGCATGGTGGTCGAGAAGCACATCGCGCTCGGCGAGTCGGTCAAGGAAGACGCCAGCGTCTTCACCATTTCGGATCTCTCCACGGTCTGGGCCGAGATCAGCGTGGCCGCCAACAACCTCAACCTCGTTCGCATCGGCGAACCGGTGACCATCCGCTCCAGCGCCTTCGACCAGACAGCCAGCGGCACGGTGTCGTACGTGGGTTCGCTCATCGGCGCGCAGACGCGTACAGCGACGGCGCGCGTCACGGTGATGAATCCGCAGCGCGTGTGGCGGCCTGGGCTGTTCGTGAACGTGGAGCTTGCCTCGTCCGAAGTCGAGGCCCCGGTGACGGTGTCGGCCGAGGCGGTGCAGACGGTGGAAGGCAAACCCACCGTCTTCGCCAAGGTGCCCGGCGGCTTCATGCCGCAGGCGGTGCAGACCGGGCGCAGCGACGGCCGGCGCATCGAGATCGTGAGCGGCCTCGTGCCCGGCACCGCGTATGCCGCGAGCGGCAGCTTCGTCGTCAAGTCGCAGCAGGGCAAGAGCTCTGCCACGCACACCCACTGA
- a CDS encoding CusA/CzcA family heavy metal efflux RND transporter: protein MFERVIRFSIEQRWLILVAVLGMAALGIFSYQKLPIDAVPDITNVQVQVNTAAPGHSPLEAEQRVTYPIETVMAGLPGLQQTRSLSRYGLSQVTVIFEDGTDIYFARQLVNERIQSVRESMPNGISPVIGPISTGLGEIYLWTVEAEEGAKKADGRPYTPTDLREIQDWIIKPQLRNVKGVTEINSIGGYAKEFQIAPDPAKLLAHGLAMTDLVAALERNNANVGAGYIEKRGEQYLIRAPGQVKSVEDIGNVILGNAGGVPLRVRDVADVGIGQELRTGAATDNGREVVLGTVFMLIGENSRTVSRAVDKKMQEINRTLPAGVKAVTVYDRTVLVDKAIATVKKNLLEGAVLVIAILFLFLGNIRAALITALVIPLSMLFTFTGMVNQRISANLMSLGALDFGIIIDGAVVIVENCVRRLAHAQAKHGRPLTRSERFHEVFAASQEARRPLLFGQLIIMIVYLPIFALTGVEGKLFHPMAFTVVIALLGAMILSITFIPAAVALFIGNKVSEKENRLMHWARRGYAPLLARAMGAKPLVITTAVVAVVLSGLLATRLGTEFVPSLGEGDFAVQALRIPGTSLTQSVEMQKQIERTLKAKFPEIERVFARTGTAEIASDPMPPNISDGYIMLKPEGEWPASQGTSRRTRAELLAAVQEEVEMLPGNNYEFSQPIQLRFNELISGVRSDVAVKIFGDDMEVLDKTAAEVSGVLGKIPGAAEVKVEQTTGLPMLTVNIDRSKTARYGLNVGDVQEAISIAVGGREAGTLFDGDRRFDIIVRLPEHLRTDLEAIKRLPVALPRGAGAEAQQRTSFIPLGEVAALELAPGPNQVSRENGKRRIVVSANVRGRDLGSFVAEAEEAMRKVSIPPGYWTAWGGQYENLASATERLRVVVPVSLLLVFTLLFAMFGNLKDGLLVFTGIPFALTGGIVALWLRGIPLSISAAVGFIALSGVAVLNGLVMISFIRNLRDGGLPLDAAIREGALTRLRPVLMTALVASLGFVPMAIATGTGAEVQRPLATVVIGGILSSTALTLLVLPLLYRMAHRRHEEKGRCAELYPRADSK, encoded by the coding sequence ATGTTCGAACGAGTCATCCGGTTTTCCATCGAGCAGCGCTGGCTGATCCTGGTCGCGGTGCTGGGCATGGCCGCGCTCGGCATCTTCAGCTACCAGAAGCTGCCGATCGACGCGGTGCCCGACATCACCAACGTGCAGGTGCAGGTCAACACGGCCGCGCCCGGCCATTCGCCGCTGGAGGCCGAGCAGCGCGTGACCTATCCCATCGAGACGGTGATGGCCGGCCTGCCGGGCCTGCAGCAGACCCGGTCGCTCTCGCGCTACGGCCTCTCGCAGGTGACGGTGATCTTCGAGGACGGCACCGACATCTACTTTGCGCGGCAGCTCGTGAACGAGCGCATCCAGTCGGTGCGCGAAAGCATGCCGAACGGCATCTCGCCCGTGATCGGCCCGATCTCGACCGGCCTGGGCGAAATCTATCTCTGGACGGTCGAAGCGGAAGAGGGCGCGAAGAAGGCCGACGGCAGGCCCTACACGCCGACCGACCTGCGCGAGATCCAGGACTGGATCATCAAGCCGCAGCTGCGCAACGTGAAGGGCGTGACCGAGATCAACTCCATCGGCGGCTACGCCAAGGAGTTCCAGATCGCGCCCGACCCTGCAAAGCTGCTGGCGCACGGCCTCGCGATGACCGACCTGGTGGCCGCGCTGGAGCGCAACAACGCCAACGTGGGCGCGGGCTACATCGAGAAGCGGGGCGAGCAATACCTGATTCGCGCGCCCGGCCAGGTGAAGTCGGTGGAGGACATCGGCAACGTGATCCTCGGCAACGCCGGTGGGGTGCCGCTGCGCGTGCGCGACGTGGCCGATGTGGGCATTGGCCAGGAACTGCGCACCGGCGCGGCGACCGACAACGGCCGCGAGGTGGTCCTCGGCACGGTGTTCATGCTGATCGGCGAGAACAGCCGCACCGTCTCTCGGGCGGTCGACAAGAAGATGCAGGAAATCAACCGAACGCTGCCCGCGGGCGTGAAGGCCGTGACCGTGTACGACCGCACCGTGCTGGTCGACAAAGCCATTGCCACAGTGAAGAAGAACCTGCTCGAAGGCGCAGTGCTGGTCATTGCCATCCTGTTCCTGTTTCTTGGCAACATCCGCGCGGCGCTGATCACCGCGCTGGTGATTCCGCTGTCGATGCTGTTCACCTTCACCGGCATGGTGAACCAGAGGATCAGTGCCAACCTCATGAGCCTGGGCGCGCTGGACTTCGGCATCATCATCGACGGCGCGGTCGTGATCGTGGAGAACTGCGTGCGGCGCCTGGCCCATGCACAGGCGAAGCATGGGCGGCCGTTGACGCGCAGCGAGCGCTTCCATGAAGTGTTCGCGGCCTCGCAGGAGGCGCGGCGCCCGCTTTTGTTCGGCCAGCTGATCATCATGATCGTGTACCTGCCGATCTTTGCGCTCACGGGTGTGGAGGGCAAGCTGTTCCACCCGATGGCCTTCACCGTGGTGATCGCGCTGCTGGGCGCGATGATCCTGTCGATCACGTTCATTCCGGCGGCTGTGGCGCTCTTCATCGGCAACAAGGTCAGCGAGAAGGAGAACCGCCTGATGCACTGGGCCAGGCGCGGCTACGCGCCGCTGCTGGCGCGCGCCATGGGAGCCAAGCCGCTGGTCATCACCACGGCCGTTGTGGCGGTGGTGCTCTCGGGCCTGCTGGCCACGCGGCTGGGCACGGAGTTCGTGCCCAGCCTGGGCGAGGGCGACTTCGCCGTTCAGGCGCTGCGCATTCCGGGCACCAGCCTTACGCAATCGGTCGAGATGCAAAAGCAGATCGAACGCACGCTGAAGGCGAAGTTTCCGGAGATCGAGCGCGTGTTCGCGCGCACCGGCACGGCCGAGATCGCGTCGGACCCGATGCCACCGAACATCTCCGACGGCTACATCATGCTGAAGCCCGAGGGCGAGTGGCCCGCATCGCAAGGTACATCGCGGCGCACGCGCGCCGAGCTGCTCGCGGCCGTGCAGGAAGAGGTGGAGATGCTGCCGGGCAACAACTACGAGTTCTCGCAGCCGATCCAGCTGCGTTTCAACGAGTTGATCTCCGGCGTGCGCAGTGACGTGGCCGTGAAGATCTTCGGCGACGACATGGAGGTGCTGGACAAGACCGCGGCCGAGGTGTCGGGCGTGCTGGGCAAGATCCCCGGCGCTGCCGAGGTCAAGGTCGAGCAGACCACCGGCCTGCCGATGCTCACGGTGAACATCGATCGCAGCAAGACTGCGCGCTACGGCCTCAACGTGGGCGACGTGCAGGAGGCGATCTCCATCGCGGTGGGCGGCCGCGAGGCGGGCACGCTGTTCGACGGCGACCGGCGCTTCGACATCATCGTGCGCCTGCCCGAGCACCTGCGCACCGACCTGGAGGCGATCAAGCGCCTCCCCGTGGCGCTGCCCAGGGGCGCAGGCGCGGAGGCGCAGCAGCGCACCAGCTTCATCCCGCTCGGCGAAGTGGCCGCGCTGGAGCTTGCGCCTGGACCGAACCAGGTCAGCCGCGAGAACGGCAAGCGCCGCATCGTGGTGAGCGCCAATGTGCGCGGCCGCGACCTTGGCTCCTTCGTGGCCGAGGCGGAAGAAGCGATGCGCAAAGTGAGCATTCCGCCGGGCTACTGGACAGCCTGGGGCGGCCAGTACGAGAACCTCGCCTCCGCCACCGAGCGGCTGCGGGTGGTGGTGCCGGTGTCGCTGCTCTTGGTGTTCACGCTGCTGTTTGCGATGTTCGGCAATCTGAAGGACGGCCTCCTGGTGTTCACCGGCATTCCGTTCGCGCTCACGGGTGGCATCGTCGCGCTGTGGCTGCGCGGCATTCCGCTGTCGATCTCCGCGGCGGTGGGCTTCATCGCGCTTTCAGGCGTGGCGGTGCTCAACGGGCTGGTGATGATCTCGTTCATCCGCAACCTGCGCGACGGCGGGTTGCCGCTCGATGCGGCGATCCGCGAAGGGGCGCTCACGCGGCTGCGGCCGGTGCTGATGACCGCGCTGGTCGCATCGCTGGGCTTCGTGCCGATGGCGATCGCCACCGGCACCGGCGCGGAGGTGCAGCGTCCCCTGGCCACGGTGGTGATTGGCGGCATCCTGTCATCGACCGCGCTGACGCTGCTGGTGCTGCCGCTGCTCTACCGCATGGCGCACCGGCGCCACGAGGAGAAAGGGCGTTGCGCCGAGCTTTACCCACGGGCCGATTCCAAGTAG
- a CDS encoding SDR family oxidoreductase, which yields MKIVVIGGSGLIGSKLAAKLRHAGHEVVAASPSTGVDTLTGRGLKEALAGAQVVVDVANSPSFEDEAVLRFFETSGRNLLAAEAEAGVAHHIALSVVGTDRLLASGYFRAKQAQEDLIEASPVPYTIVQATQFFEFLGGIANAGAAGSEIRLSHALVQPIAAEDVAAALAEIVNEPPAGGRVEIAGPEAVPLDDLVRRYLAATGDSRQVVTDANADYFGVRLDDRSLTPAAGARLAPTGFDAWFGQRAAAA from the coding sequence ATGAAGATCGTCGTCATCGGAGGCTCCGGCCTCATCGGCTCGAAACTCGCCGCCAAGCTGCGCCACGCCGGCCACGAAGTCGTTGCCGCCTCACCCTCCACGGGCGTCGATACGCTCACGGGCCGGGGCCTGAAGGAGGCGCTGGCAGGTGCACAGGTGGTCGTCGACGTGGCGAACTCGCCGTCGTTCGAGGACGAGGCCGTGCTGCGCTTCTTCGAGACCTCGGGGCGCAACCTGCTCGCGGCCGAGGCCGAAGCCGGTGTGGCCCACCATATCGCGCTGTCGGTCGTCGGCACCGACCGGCTGCTCGCGAGCGGCTATTTTCGGGCCAAGCAGGCTCAGGAGGACCTGATCGAGGCCTCGCCCGTGCCCTACACGATCGTGCAGGCCACGCAGTTCTTCGAGTTCCTTGGCGGCATTGCGAACGCGGGCGCCGCGGGCAGCGAGATCCGCCTGTCGCACGCACTGGTGCAGCCGATTGCGGCGGAAGATGTGGCCGCGGCGCTGGCCGAGATCGTGAACGAGCCGCCGGCCGGCGGGCGCGTGGAAATCGCCGGCCCCGAGGCGGTGCCGCTGGACGACCTGGTGCGGCGCTATCTCGCCGCGACAGGCGACTCCCGGCAAGTGGTCACCGATGCCAACGCGGATTACTTCGGCGTGCGCCTCGACGACCGCTCGCTCACGCCGGCTGCCGGTGCGCGCCTCGCGCCGACCGGCTTCGACGCCTGGTTCGGGCAGCGCGCCGCGGCCGCCTAG
- the mog gene encoding molybdopterin adenylyltransferase: MSALSSAPDSVRIGIVSISDRASSGTYEDKGLPSLKEWLGRALKNPIDFEARLIPDETALISATLIELVNAGCSLVLTTGGTGPALRDVTPEATLAVAHKEMPGFGEQMRQISLRFVPTAILSRQVAVIRDKSLIINLPGQPKSIAETLEGLKDTEGVQVVPGIFAAVPYCIDLIGGPYLETDDTVCKAFRPKTAIRPPR, encoded by the coding sequence ATGAGCGCCCTGTCTTCTGCACCTGATTCGGTCCGCATCGGCATCGTCTCCATCAGCGACCGTGCCTCCAGCGGCACCTACGAAGACAAGGGCCTGCCTTCGCTGAAGGAATGGCTCGGCCGGGCGCTGAAGAATCCCATCGATTTCGAGGCCCGTCTGATTCCCGACGAGACGGCCCTCATCAGCGCCACGCTGATCGAGCTGGTGAACGCCGGTTGTTCGCTGGTGCTGACCACGGGTGGCACCGGCCCGGCATTGCGCGATGTGACGCCCGAGGCCACCCTGGCCGTGGCCCACAAGGAAATGCCCGGCTTCGGCGAGCAGATGCGCCAGATCAGCCTGCGCTTCGTGCCCACCGCGATCCTTTCACGCCAGGTGGCGGTGATCCGCGACAAGAGCCTGATCATCAACCTGCCAGGGCAGCCCAAATCGATTGCGGAAACGCTCGAAGGGCTCAAGGACACCGAAGGCGTGCAGGTCGTGCCGGGCATCTTTGCGGCGGTGCCCTATTGCATCGACCTGATCGGCGGGCCGTACCTGGAGACCGACGACACGGTCTGCAAGGCGTTCCGGCCCAAGACGGCCATCCGGCCGCCGCGCTAG
- the yjgA gene encoding ribosome biogenesis factor YjgA encodes MSRKPKKGYFVRGQFVAEGSELDLELKRELKGTDEASRTDLKRESDELQKLGTELLGLRAGLFDALPLDEKLIDAVAEAKRITNFEGKRRQMQFIGKLMRKLEPEVLEAVKLALTEQNSVPAAETAALHEAERWRDRLIADDDALGGWIETHPATDSQQLRALVRQARKDMKSGPAGEAPRQGKAYREIFQLVRAQLAVHGGADHAAEAAAQDREDDA; translated from the coding sequence ATGTCCCGCAAACCCAAAAAAGGCTATTTCGTCCGTGGCCAGTTCGTCGCCGAAGGCAGCGAGCTCGACCTGGAGCTCAAGCGCGAGCTCAAGGGCACCGACGAAGCCAGCCGCACCGATCTCAAGCGCGAAAGCGACGAACTGCAAAAACTCGGCACCGAGCTGCTCGGCCTGCGCGCCGGCCTGTTCGATGCGCTCCCGCTCGACGAAAAACTGATCGACGCCGTGGCCGAGGCCAAGCGCATCACCAATTTCGAGGGCAAGCGCCGCCAGATGCAGTTCATCGGCAAGCTGATGCGCAAGCTGGAGCCCGAGGTGCTGGAGGCCGTGAAGCTCGCCCTGACCGAGCAGAACAGCGTGCCGGCGGCCGAAACCGCCGCGCTGCACGAGGCCGAACGCTGGCGCGACCGGCTGATTGCCGACGACGACGCCCTCGGCGGCTGGATCGAAACCCACCCCGCCACCGATTCCCAGCAGCTGCGCGCCCTGGTGCGCCAGGCCCGCAAGGACATGAAGTCCGGCCCCGCCGGTGAAGCGCCGCGCCAGGGCAAGGCCTACCGCGAGATCTTCCAGCTGGTGCGTGCCCAGCTGGCGGTGCACGGTGGCGCCGACCACGCTGCGGAGGCTGCCGCGCAAGACCGGGAAGACGACGCATGA